A window of the Teredinibacter franksiae genome harbors these coding sequences:
- the rsxA gene encoding electron transport complex subunit RsxA, which produces MTEFALILLSTVLVNNFVLVQFLGLCPFMGVSNKLETAIGMSTATTFVLTLASICSYMVHSWVLEPLGLTYLKTISFILVIAAVVQFAKMFIEKTSPLLYRVLGVFLPLITTNCAVLGVALQNTNKAHNFLESTFYGFGAAVGFSLVLILFSAMRERLAVADVPQAFQGAAIGMITAGLMSLAFMGFAGLV; this is translated from the coding sequence ATGACAGAATTTGCGCTCATTTTATTAAGCACCGTTTTGGTCAACAACTTTGTACTGGTTCAATTTTTGGGCCTGTGCCCCTTTATGGGTGTTTCCAACAAACTGGAAACAGCCATCGGCATGAGTACGGCCACAACCTTCGTGCTTACCCTAGCCTCTATTTGCAGCTACATGGTACATAGCTGGGTTCTCGAACCGCTGGGTTTGACGTATTTAAAAACCATATCGTTTATTTTAGTGATCGCTGCTGTTGTGCAATTTGCCAAAATGTTTATCGAAAAAACCAGCCCTCTGCTGTATCGCGTACTGGGTGTTTTTCTTCCATTGATAACCACCAACTGTGCGGTACTAGGCGTAGCCCTTCAAAACACCAACAAAGCCCACAACTTTTTGGAATCCACTTTCTATGGGTTTGGAGCAGCCGTTGGTTTCTCACTGGTGCTTATTTTATTTTCAGCCATGCGTGAGCGACTTGCAGTAGCAGACGTCCCCCAAGCGTTTCAAGGCGCTGCAATTGGCATGATCACCGCCGGCTTAATGTCGCTGGCGTTTATGGGATTCGCAGGTCTCGTTTAA
- the can gene encoding carbonate dehydratase, with the protein MNDLNNLFQNNQHWAEAIKAEDPAFFEKLAKQQEPEYLWIGCADSRVPANEIVGLLPGDLFVHRNIANCVVHTDLNCLSVIFYAVQVLKVKHIIVCGHYGCGGVQAATVNQQFGLVDHWVRNVRDVYSQHLEELQSITDDKQRVDRLCELNVHQQVNHVSYIPAIQNAWASGQPLAIHGCIYGIKDGLLKQITDTISCIDQVAEEYQVTS; encoded by the coding sequence ATGAATGATCTCAATAATCTTTTCCAGAACAACCAACACTGGGCTGAAGCTATAAAAGCTGAAGATCCCGCTTTTTTTGAAAAGCTGGCCAAACAGCAAGAACCCGAGTACCTGTGGATCGGCTGCGCTGATAGCCGGGTTCCGGCAAATGAAATCGTAGGCTTATTACCCGGAGATTTATTTGTCCATCGGAATATTGCCAACTGCGTCGTCCACACAGACCTAAACTGTTTAAGCGTTATATTCTATGCGGTGCAGGTCTTAAAAGTTAAACATATTATTGTGTGCGGTCACTATGGTTGCGGCGGTGTGCAGGCCGCCACCGTCAATCAGCAATTCGGTCTAGTTGATCATTGGGTAAGAAATGTACGCGATGTGTACTCACAACACTTGGAGGAACTGCAAAGTATCACCGATGATAAACAAAGGGTGGATCGACTGTGCGAGCTAAATGTACACCAGCAAGTTAACCATGTTAGCTATATACCGGCCATTCAAAATGCCTGGGCCAGCGGACAACCTCTCGCAATTCACGGCTGTATCTATGGCATTAAAGATGGGTTATTGAAACAAATCACCGATACCATTAGCTGTATCGACCAAGTTGCAGAAGAGTATCAGGTAACAAGCTAG
- a CDS encoding LytR/AlgR family response regulator transcription factor, translating into MNLQLYLKRRWFFEPLFWVVLFTLVCVSNIVVVLLDFDRQGIAISAWEPIAWESSSMLVQLGLIPLIIVLDRFRPLCWQGFPGRLLWHLAFSLIFSVLHVGAMVMLRKLVYWLMASEYHFGHVWLEFFYEYLKDLRAYAAYLSIIYLYRFVLLRLQGEASLVEEGDGELGVAHTTEPQALGERLLVKKLGREFLILTRDIERIEAAGNYANIYINERVYPLRETMSNMTKRLGGAKQFVRVHRSHIINLNVLREIQGQESGDAVAHLQRGDKVPVSRKYRKTLTLATAT; encoded by the coding sequence ATGAACCTTCAACTGTATTTAAAGCGTCGGTGGTTTTTTGAACCACTCTTCTGGGTTGTATTATTCACACTTGTTTGTGTGAGTAATATCGTCGTTGTATTGCTGGATTTTGATCGACAGGGAATTGCTATTTCAGCTTGGGAGCCCATTGCCTGGGAGTCATCCAGCATGCTTGTTCAATTGGGCCTAATACCCCTTATTATTGTGTTGGACCGGTTCAGGCCGCTGTGCTGGCAAGGTTTCCCTGGACGTTTACTTTGGCATTTGGCTTTTTCGCTGATCTTTAGTGTGCTTCATGTTGGGGCAATGGTAATGCTGCGCAAGCTGGTATATTGGCTGATGGCGAGTGAGTACCATTTCGGCCATGTGTGGTTGGAATTCTTTTATGAGTACCTCAAGGATTTGCGCGCTTATGCGGCCTATCTTTCAATCATCTATCTGTATCGGTTTGTGCTCTTAAGGCTGCAGGGCGAGGCGAGTTTGGTTGAGGAGGGTGACGGGGAGCTTGGCGTGGCGCATACAACAGAGCCTCAGGCCCTTGGCGAACGTTTGCTGGTGAAAAAGCTGGGGCGAGAGTTTTTAATTCTTACACGCGATATCGAACGTATTGAGGCCGCTGGAAATTACGCCAATATTTATATCAATGAGCGCGTATACCCTTTGCGGGAAACAATGAGTAACATGACCAAACGCCTAGGCGGCGCCAAGCAATTTGTGCGTGTTCATCGGTCGCATATTATCAATTTAAACGTACTGCGGGAGATTCAGGGGCAGGAAAGTGGAGATGCGGTGGCGCACCTCCAGCGGGGGGACAAGGTACCGGTGAGCCGTAAATACCGAAAAACCCTTACTTTGGCTACCGCGACGTGA
- a CDS encoding acyltransferase family protein, whose amino-acid sequence MERNASLDHIRIGLTALVVFHHTALVYGGSGSWYWREQPDASNMVLVIFNCINQSFFMGFFFLLAGYFSAAALARKSTNTFLWDRVVRLGLPLLAYYFLLSPFTIALASYADGDSFFSSLSYAWQNKLFGPGPLWFVAALLSMSIGYLLLRRITPKWSISIQSLPPYFALLGVITGLGLVSFSIRIWLPVGEEVLWMQLGYFAPYIFLFAVGVFSHSSHLLERITLQQCKPWFITSFVALLLLGWALTTRWELGGFNGGWNLNALFYALWDPLFSTGVMLGMLWSFRRWAGRASALSRIVARRAYAVFIIHPPVVVFGSALASHLSMGPLVKLIIVGSFGVLSCLALASLLLLVPGVKRVL is encoded by the coding sequence ATGGAACGAAACGCTAGCCTTGACCATATCCGAATAGGCCTAACGGCACTGGTCGTATTTCATCATACCGCGCTTGTGTATGGTGGCTCCGGGAGCTGGTACTGGCGAGAACAGCCCGACGCCTCCAACATGGTGCTGGTAATTTTCAACTGTATTAATCAGTCGTTTTTTATGGGCTTTTTCTTCCTGCTGGCGGGCTATTTTTCCGCCGCTGCACTTGCACGAAAATCAACAAACACTTTTTTATGGGACAGGGTCGTTCGGCTGGGACTGCCCTTGCTCGCCTATTATTTTCTACTCTCCCCCTTCACTATTGCCCTGGCCTCCTATGCAGACGGTGATTCATTCTTCAGCAGTTTGTCATACGCATGGCAAAACAAGCTTTTCGGCCCCGGTCCGCTGTGGTTTGTCGCTGCACTCTTAAGTATGTCCATAGGCTATTTACTGCTACGCCGCATCACCCCAAAATGGTCAATCTCTATTCAATCGCTGCCGCCATATTTTGCCCTTTTAGGTGTGATCACAGGGTTAGGTTTAGTGTCATTTAGTATTCGTATATGGCTACCCGTGGGTGAGGAAGTTCTGTGGATGCAGCTAGGCTATTTTGCACCCTATATATTTTTATTTGCCGTGGGTGTATTCAGCCATTCTTCGCATTTGCTTGAGCGCATAACATTGCAACAATGCAAGCCTTGGTTTATCACGTCTTTTGTGGCGTTACTGCTACTGGGCTGGGCGCTCACCACTCGCTGGGAATTAGGAGGTTTTAATGGGGGCTGGAACCTAAATGCACTGTTTTATGCACTCTGGGACCCGCTGTTTTCGACGGGGGTTATGCTGGGAATGTTATGGAGCTTTCGTCGCTGGGCTGGTCGAGCCTCCGCACTCTCTCGCATTGTCGCCCGCCGAGCCTACGCGGTATTCATTATTCACCCACCGGTGGTGGTTTTTGGCTCGGCTCTAGCGTCTCATTTATCCATGGGGCCGCTTGTAAAACTGATCATTGTAGGAAGCTTTGGGGTGCTGAGCTGCCTGGCCCTGGCCTCGTTATTACTCTTGGTTCCGGGAGTAAAACGGGTACTCTAA
- the apbC gene encoding iron-sulfur cluster carrier protein ApbC, protein MSSNLMESVESALSAVSFPLLDGLPLSRICELSNQDGVVRILVNQGVYGADITAQLQSAISQALAGLNAENIELGFQTNILPAKSLQSASVSSVPGVKNIIAVASGKGGVGKSTTTVNIALALAQAGASVGILDADIYGPSQPQMLGVADKRPEMYGPNMIEPIAAHGLKVVSMGNLVTDKTPMVWRGPMVSGALQQLLQNTHWVDIDYLVIDMPPGTGDIQLTLSQAVPVSGSVVVTTPQDIALLDARKGIEMFNKVHIPVLGVVENMATHICSNCGHAEAIFGEKGGAALAEEYGVNVLGRLPLTMSIREQTDAGKPPVVHEPDSSVSAEYRSIARQVTLSLWLQSLAGTAGPEISFSDD, encoded by the coding sequence ATGAGTAGTAACCTGATGGAGAGTGTGGAATCAGCCCTTTCGGCTGTGAGTTTTCCGTTGTTGGATGGGCTTCCCCTTAGCCGCATTTGTGAGCTTTCAAATCAAGATGGGGTTGTTCGAATTTTGGTCAATCAAGGTGTGTACGGAGCGGATATTACCGCGCAGTTGCAGTCCGCCATCTCTCAAGCCCTTGCGGGTCTCAACGCCGAGAATATCGAACTGGGGTTTCAGACCAATATATTGCCTGCGAAATCTTTACAATCGGCCAGCGTTAGCAGTGTGCCGGGGGTTAAAAATATTATTGCCGTGGCATCGGGAAAGGGCGGCGTGGGTAAGTCCACCACCACCGTCAATATTGCTTTGGCGCTGGCTCAGGCGGGCGCCAGTGTGGGTATTCTCGATGCTGATATCTATGGCCCGAGTCAACCTCAAATGCTTGGTGTTGCTGATAAGCGCCCGGAAATGTACGGGCCGAACATGATCGAGCCAATCGCCGCCCACGGGTTAAAAGTAGTTTCCATGGGGAATCTGGTTACCGACAAAACGCCTATGGTTTGGCGCGGTCCTATGGTGAGTGGCGCTCTGCAGCAGTTGCTGCAAAATACCCACTGGGTCGATATAGATTATTTGGTTATCGATATGCCGCCGGGTACCGGGGATATTCAGTTAACCCTGTCACAAGCGGTCCCTGTATCGGGTTCTGTTGTTGTTACTACGCCTCAGGATATCGCCCTACTTGATGCGCGTAAGGGTATCGAAATGTTTAATAAGGTACATATTCCTGTGCTGGGTGTTGTTGAAAACATGGCGACCCATATTTGCTCGAATTGTGGCCATGCGGAAGCGATATTCGGTGAAAAAGGTGGTGCGGCCTTGGCAGAAGAGTACGGTGTAAATGTATTGGGCAGATTGCCGCTGACCATGTCTATTCGAGAGCAGACCGATGCGGGCAAGCCCCCGGTTGTGCACGAGCCGGATTCCAGTGTGAGTGCGGAATACCGCAGTATTGCCCGGCAGGTAACCTTGTCACTTTGGCTGCAATCATTGGCGGGCACGGCTGGGCCTGAAATATCCTTTTCGGATGATTGA
- the sbcB gene encoding exodeoxyribonuclease I, whose translation MNTFYWHDYETWGASPAIDRPSQFAGVRTDENLNVVSDPLVLFCRPPEDIWPQPQACLITGITPQQAQSEGLREREFIQKIHREFAQPATCVVGYNSLRFDDEVTRYTLYRNFYDPYEREWRNGNSRWDIIDMVRLTYALRPEGIEWPMVDGRPSFKLENLTVANGIAHQSAHDAYSDVAATIELAKRVRAAQPDLYRYVLSNKSKQRAAAMIDVKNKKPLLHISSRFSADHGCAALIVPLAMHPTNKNAVVVYDLSVDPQPLLNLGVEAIRERVFTATAELPEGVARIPLKLVHLNRCPILATPKLLDERAAARLKINKQTCEHHWQQLLAKDITEKLNSLYLADHFEPRTDPEQQLYSGFLKEDDKKQSAVLRKATAETLANTQFVFDDPRLNRMLLRYKARSFPESLNAAEQAEWQEHCQQRLMEGGEGCLSHVEFMDCIAKLRSGDVSSEEEGILRNLEVYAAGVLQSF comes from the coding sequence ATGAATACTTTTTATTGGCACGATTATGAAACCTGGGGGGCCAGTCCGGCCATTGACCGGCCGAGTCAGTTTGCCGGCGTTCGCACGGATGAAAACCTAAATGTTGTAAGCGACCCATTAGTGTTGTTTTGTCGCCCTCCCGAAGATATTTGGCCTCAGCCCCAGGCCTGTCTAATAACGGGTATTACACCTCAGCAGGCGCAAAGTGAAGGGTTGCGCGAGCGTGAGTTTATCCAAAAAATTCACCGTGAGTTTGCCCAGCCAGCGACCTGCGTAGTGGGTTACAACTCTTTGCGCTTCGACGACGAGGTTACGCGTTATACGCTCTACCGAAATTTTTACGATCCCTATGAGCGGGAGTGGCGCAATGGCAATTCTCGTTGGGATATTATTGATATGGTGCGCCTAACCTATGCCTTACGCCCGGAGGGAATAGAGTGGCCAATGGTTGATGGTCGACCAAGTTTTAAACTAGAAAACCTTACTGTTGCCAATGGTATTGCGCACCAATCAGCGCACGATGCATACTCCGATGTAGCTGCGACGATTGAGTTGGCAAAACGGGTACGCGCCGCTCAGCCAGATCTTTATCGTTATGTGTTGTCTAACAAGAGCAAGCAGCGTGCGGCGGCGATGATCGACGTTAAAAATAAAAAACCGTTGTTGCATATATCGTCGCGGTTTTCAGCCGATCATGGGTGTGCGGCGTTGATAGTGCCACTCGCCATGCACCCCACCAACAAAAATGCGGTGGTGGTCTATGACCTGAGCGTTGACCCTCAGCCTCTTCTAAATTTGGGTGTGGAGGCTATTCGCGAGCGAGTTTTTACCGCGACCGCCGAATTGCCCGAGGGCGTTGCGCGTATTCCTCTTAAGCTTGTGCATTTAAATCGTTGCCCAATTTTGGCAACGCCCAAGTTACTTGATGAGCGCGCTGCGGCCCGCCTTAAAATCAACAAGCAAACCTGCGAGCATCATTGGCAGCAATTGCTTGCTAAGGATATTACCGAAAAGCTCAATTCACTTTACCTAGCGGATCATTTTGAGCCGCGCACCGATCCAGAGCAGCAGTTATATAGTGGCTTTTTAAAAGAGGACGATAAAAAACAGTCTGCGGTTTTGCGCAAGGCAACAGCAGAGACGTTGGCGAATACTCAGTTTGTATTTGATGACCCGCGGTTAAATCGTATGTTACTGCGTTATAAAGCTAGAAGCTTTCCTGAGTCGCTTAATGCCGCCGAGCAAGCTGAGTGGCAGGAGCATTGTCAGCAGAGGTTAATGGAGGGGGGTGAAGGTTGTTTGTCTCACGTTGAGTTTATGGACTGTATTGCCAAGCTGCGAAGTGGCGATGTTTCAAGTGAGGAGGAGGGTATTCTGCGTAATTTGGAAGTATATGCAGCTGGGGTGCTTCAAAGTTTTTGA
- the dcd gene encoding dCTP deaminase, producing MSIKSDQWIRRMAEQEGMIEPFEPGQVRYDSNDNRLISYGTSSYGYDVRCSDEFKIFTNVHSAVVDPKNFDEASFVDIKKDVCVIPPNSFALARTVEYFRIPRSVLTVCLGKSTYARCGIIVNVTPLEPEWEGHVTLEFSNTTPLPAKIYANEGVAQMLFFESDEVCTTSYKDRGGKYQGQTGVTLPKT from the coding sequence ATGAGCATCAAATCCGACCAGTGGATTCGCCGTATGGCTGAGCAGGAAGGCATGATTGAACCTTTTGAGCCGGGCCAGGTGCGCTACGACAGCAATGACAACCGGCTGATATCCTACGGCACCTCCAGTTATGGCTATGATGTTCGCTGCTCCGACGAGTTTAAAATTTTTACCAACGTTCACTCTGCGGTGGTAGACCCAAAGAATTTCGATGAGGCCAGTTTTGTCGATATCAAGAAGGATGTCTGCGTTATCCCCCCTAACTCCTTTGCTCTTGCCCGTACCGTAGAGTACTTCCGTATTCCGCGCTCAGTGCTAACCGTGTGTCTGGGTAAGTCGACGTACGCTCGCTGCGGAATTATTGTAAACGTCACGCCTCTGGAGCCCGAGTGGGAAGGTCATGTAACGCTGGAATTTTCAAATACCACGCCTTTACCTGCGAAAATCTACGCAAATGAAGGTGTCGCGCAGATGCTGTTTTTTGAAAGTGATGAAGTGTGTACTACCTCCTATAAAGATCGTGGGGGCAAGTACCAAGGGCAAACGGGCGTTACGCTCCCCAAGACTTAA
- the metG gene encoding methionine--tRNA ligase: MSEQRKILVTSALPYANGSIHLGHMVETIQTDIWVRFQKLRGHDCLYVCADDAHGTAIMLRAEQLGITPEQQIAKIQEEHEADFNDFLIEFDNYHSTHSEENKELSSHIYTQLQKNGHIATRSVTQAYDPEKNLFLADRYVKGTCPKCKAPDQYGDNCENCSATYSPMELINPISVISGATPVAKDSDHYFFTLPEFTDYLKDWTRAGHLQDEVANKLAEWLDSGLQEWDISRDAPYFGFEIPGHPGKYFYVWLDAPIGYMASFKNLCDKSDTLKFDDYWRADSKHELYHFIGKDIINFHALFWPAMLSDSGFRTPTKVCVHGFLTVDGKKMSKSRGTFINARTYLNHLQPEYLRYYYATKLTNSVDDLDLNLDDFIAKVNSDMVGKVVNIASRTAKFVAKSGGKLSATIANETLWNKFEQADSKIAQAYENREFSKAMREIMALADAANEYIAEQAPWSLAKEAGNEQKVLDICTMGINCFKALMTYLKPVLPATAEASEAFLNCKLEWAKPIIFLGDHKINKFKPLMIRIDSDKVNAMIEDSKEDIAALESKPEGWLGKEPIADEIEFGEFAKVDLRVALIANAEHVEGADKLLRLTLDLGGDTRNVFAGIKSAYQPEDLIGKKTIVVANLKPRKMKFGLSEGMVLAAGPGGKDLFILEPHEGAEPGMRVM, translated from the coding sequence ATGAGTGAACAACGCAAAATTTTGGTAACAAGCGCCCTTCCCTACGCCAACGGCTCCATTCATCTGGGGCACATGGTAGAAACGATTCAAACCGATATTTGGGTGCGCTTCCAAAAACTGCGCGGTCACGACTGCCTGTACGTCTGCGCTGACGATGCCCACGGCACCGCTATAATGTTGCGTGCCGAGCAGCTGGGGATTACCCCTGAGCAACAAATCGCCAAGATCCAGGAAGAGCATGAAGCCGACTTTAATGACTTCCTCATAGAATTCGACAATTACCACTCTACTCATTCAGAAGAGAACAAAGAGCTGTCGAGCCATATATACACGCAGTTGCAGAAAAACGGACACATTGCCACGCGCTCCGTAACCCAGGCTTATGACCCAGAAAAAAACCTGTTTCTTGCCGACCGCTACGTCAAAGGCACCTGCCCAAAATGTAAAGCGCCCGACCAATACGGGGACAACTGCGAAAATTGCAGTGCCACCTATTCGCCGATGGAATTAATCAATCCAATATCGGTAATTTCTGGCGCAACCCCGGTAGCAAAAGATTCCGACCACTACTTCTTCACTCTGCCGGAATTCACCGACTACCTAAAAGACTGGACCCGCGCTGGGCACCTGCAAGACGAAGTCGCCAACAAGTTAGCAGAATGGCTAGATTCAGGTTTGCAAGAGTGGGATATCTCGCGCGATGCACCTTATTTTGGTTTTGAGATACCCGGCCACCCCGGAAAGTATTTTTACGTTTGGCTCGACGCGCCCATCGGTTACATGGCCAGCTTCAAAAACCTGTGCGACAAATCCGACACCCTAAAGTTTGACGACTACTGGCGTGCAGACTCAAAACACGAGCTTTACCACTTTATTGGCAAAGACATAATAAACTTCCACGCGCTATTCTGGCCCGCGATGCTCAGTGATTCGGGCTTCCGAACACCCACAAAGGTATGCGTACATGGCTTTCTGACCGTAGACGGTAAAAAAATGTCCAAGTCGCGCGGTACTTTTATTAATGCGCGCACTTACCTTAACCATTTGCAACCGGAATACCTGCGATACTATTACGCAACCAAATTAACCAACAGCGTCGACGACCTCGATTTAAATCTAGACGATTTCATTGCCAAAGTGAATTCTGATATGGTCGGCAAGGTGGTCAATATCGCCAGCCGAACAGCAAAATTTGTGGCGAAGTCTGGTGGCAAACTGTCTGCCACCATCGCCAACGAAACACTGTGGAATAAATTTGAGCAAGCCGACAGCAAAATTGCACAGGCCTACGAAAACCGAGAATTCAGCAAAGCCATGCGTGAAATTATGGCGTTAGCCGATGCCGCTAACGAATACATCGCTGAACAGGCCCCATGGTCGCTGGCCAAAGAAGCCGGCAACGAACAAAAGGTGCTCGACATTTGCACTATGGGTATTAACTGCTTTAAAGCATTAATGACCTATTTAAAGCCAGTATTGCCCGCCACAGCAGAAGCCTCCGAGGCATTTTTAAACTGCAAGCTAGAGTGGGCCAAGCCCATTATCTTTTTGGGCGATCACAAAATTAACAAATTCAAGCCGCTGATGATACGTATAGACAGCGACAAGGTGAACGCAATGATTGAAGACAGCAAAGAAGATATTGCCGCTTTGGAAAGCAAACCCGAGGGCTGGCTAGGTAAAGAGCCAATTGCCGATGAAATAGAATTCGGTGAATTTGCCAAAGTCGATTTACGTGTAGCACTCATTGCTAACGCAGAACATGTTGAAGGTGCCGATAAACTCCTGCGCCTAACACTCGATTTAGGTGGCGACACCCGTAACGTTTTTGCCGGCATAAAAAGCGCCTACCAACCGGAAGATTTAATTGGTAAAAAAACCATCGTGGTTGCCAACCTTAAACCACGCAAAATGAAATTTGGGTTGTCCGAAGGTATGGTGTTAGCCGCAGGACCTGGTGGCAAAGATTTATTTATTCTAGAACCCCATGAAGGCGCGGAGCCAGGCATGAGGGTTATGTGA